The Cellulophaga sp. L1A9 genome window below encodes:
- a CDS encoding BT_3928 family protein yields MKYLVGFSRTVVGILFIISGFIKLNDPVGFSFKLEEYFSYGVLNMPFFEPHALKIAIFVVILEVLLGVLLLIGFRQRFTIYSLLVMIIGFTFLTFYSAYFNKVTDCGCFGDALKLTPWQSFTKDIILLLLIVVILVGKRYVLPIFSPSFNRIVTGASLAACVIFVYYVLNHLPAIDFRPYKIGANIEEGMSVPEDAPKAIFDYAWRFKVNGQEKIIVTQGDYPSVDGEFIDVETTEVQAGYEPPIHDFSIEKDDVDYASELLQEPKLLVVIAYDLDKSSYSAFEEVKELTDRAVKAGYKVIGMSASSEDFATKLLKEYKLNFDFYFTDQTTLKTIVRSNPGVLILNKGTITQKVHYNDLDTITLE; encoded by the coding sequence ATGAAGTACTTGGTTGGGTTCAGTAGAACAGTAGTAGGAATATTATTTATAATTAGTGGTTTTATAAAATTGAATGACCCAGTTGGGTTTTCATTTAAGTTGGAGGAATATTTTAGTTACGGCGTTTTAAACATGCCGTTTTTTGAACCACATGCCTTGAAAATTGCCATTTTTGTGGTAATTTTAGAAGTCTTATTAGGTGTTCTTTTACTAATAGGGTTTAGGCAAAGGTTTACCATATATAGTCTGTTGGTCATGATTATTGGCTTTACATTCTTAACTTTTTACTCTGCATATTTTAATAAAGTAACAGATTGCGGTTGTTTTGGCGATGCTTTAAAATTGACGCCCTGGCAATCTTTTACAAAAGACATTATCTTATTACTTCTTATAGTTGTTATACTCGTAGGGAAACGGTATGTCCTGCCTATTTTTAGTCCTAGTTTCAATAGAATTGTTACAGGAGCATCTTTGGCGGCTTGCGTGATTTTTGTGTATTACGTTCTTAATCATTTGCCAGCAATAGACTTCAGACCTTATAAAATAGGTGCTAATATAGAAGAAGGTATGTCCGTTCCGGAAGACGCGCCAAAAGCTATATTTGATTATGCTTGGAGGTTTAAGGTGAATGGCCAAGAAAAAATTATTGTCACTCAAGGCGATTATCCAAGTGTAGATGGTGAGTTTATTGATGTAGAAACAACGGAAGTGCAAGCAGGTTATGAGCCTCCGATTCACGATTTTTCAATAGAAAAAGATGATGTAGATTATGCGTCAGAATTATTGCAAGAACCCAAATTGTTAGTAGTAATTGCTTATGATCTAGATAAAAGTAGTTATAGTGCATTTGAAGAGGTAAAAGAACTTACAGATAGAGCTGTAAAAGCAGGCTATAAAGTTATTGGCATGTCTGCTTCTAGCGAAGATTTTGCTACAAAATTACTTAAGGAGTATAAATTGAATTTTGATTTTTACTTTACAGATCAAACCACTTTAAAAACTATAGTCCGTTCTAATCCAGGAGTTTTAATTTTGAATAAAGGAACAATTACACAGAAAGTACATTATAATGATTTAGACACTATAACTTTAGAATAG
- the folP gene encoding dihydropteroate synthase, which yields MTINCKGDLIEIGAPKIMGILNTTPDSFYDGGKYKNETEIIHQVQKMLADGATFIDIGGYSSKPGALHVSDEEELNRVAPIVALVLKNFPECKISIDTFRSKVAEACIQEGAAMINDISAGNLDLEMMNIVAKYQVPYIMMHMKGTPQNMQKNIQYDNLLTDILSYFSERIAAANDNKINDIILDPGFGFSKTLDQNYELMQKLELLKNAKKPILVGISRKSMVYNVLKTDAQHALNGTTSLNTIALLKGANILRVHDVKEAAECIAIVQQLKYKNT from the coding sequence ATGACCATAAATTGCAAAGGAGATCTTATTGAAATTGGAGCGCCAAAAATAATGGGTATTCTTAATACTACCCCCGATTCTTTTTATGATGGAGGAAAATACAAAAATGAAACTGAAATTATCCATCAAGTTCAAAAAATGCTTGCCGATGGAGCCACATTCATTGATATTGGCGGATATAGTTCTAAACCCGGAGCTTTACATGTCTCAGATGAAGAAGAATTAAATAGAGTTGCACCTATAGTAGCTTTGGTCCTTAAAAATTTTCCTGAGTGTAAAATTTCAATAGATACCTTTAGAAGTAAAGTTGCAGAAGCGTGTATACAAGAAGGTGCTGCAATGATTAATGATATATCCGCAGGAAATCTAGATCTTGAAATGATGAACATTGTTGCTAAATATCAAGTGCCTTACATCATGATGCATATGAAAGGAACGCCTCAAAACATGCAAAAAAACATACAGTACGATAATTTACTTACTGATATTCTAAGTTATTTTTCAGAAAGAATAGCTGCTGCGAACGATAACAAAATTAATGACATTATTTTAGACCCTGGATTTGGTTTTTCAAAAACATTGGATCAAAATTATGAATTAATGCAAAAATTAGAACTATTGAAAAATGCCAAAAAGCCTATATTAGTTGGTATTAGCAGAAAATCTATGGTATACAACGTTCTAAAGACAGATGCGCAACATGCTTTAAACGGAACAACTAGCCTAAATACTATCGCCTTACTAAAGGGTGCCAATATACTCAGGGTACATGATGTTAAAGAGGCCGCAGAATGTATTGCCATAGTACAGCAATTAAAGTATAAAAATACCTAG
- the tpiA gene encoding triose-phosphate isomerase, whose translation MRSKIVAGNWKMNKNATETEALLAELSAKLPDTTAEVMVAPTFVNLAGAVRNLESSTIEVIAQNMHYAESGAFTGEISADMLLDIGVETVIIGHSERRAYFGETDEILAKKVVAALAKNMRIMFCFGEELEDRKSDNHFNIVARQLKNALFSLEASSWKNIVLAYEPVWAIGTGETASPEQAQEMHAFIRKTITDAFDATIANNVSILYGGSVKPNNAVEIFSKPDVDGGLIGGAALVADDFVAIIKAI comes from the coding sequence ATGAGAAGTAAAATAGTTGCAGGGAATTGGAAAATGAATAAAAATGCTACTGAAACAGAAGCGTTATTGGCAGAACTTTCCGCTAAATTACCAGATACTACGGCAGAGGTAATGGTAGCACCAACTTTTGTAAATCTTGCAGGAGCAGTGCGCAATCTAGAATCTTCGACCATAGAAGTTATAGCGCAAAATATGCATTATGCAGAAAGCGGAGCATTTACAGGAGAAATCTCAGCAGATATGTTATTAGATATAGGGGTGGAGACTGTGATTATTGGTCATTCGGAGAGAAGAGCTTATTTTGGTGAAACGGATGAGATTTTGGCAAAGAAAGTGGTTGCTGCATTGGCTAAAAATATGCGCATCATGTTTTGCTTTGGCGAGGAATTAGAAGACCGTAAGTCAGACAATCATTTTAATATAGTAGCGCGTCAACTTAAAAATGCATTATTCTCTTTAGAGGCGAGTTCTTGGAAAAATATTGTTTTGGCATACGAGCCAGTTTGGGCTATAGGAACGGGAGAAACAGCATCTCCTGAACAAGCGCAAGAAATGCATGCATTTATACGTAAAACTATTACAGATGCTTTTGATGCTACAATTGCTAACAATGTATCTATCTTATATGGTGGTAGTGTTAAACCTAACAATGCTGTAGAGATTTTCTCTAAACCAGATGTAGATGGTGGTCTTATAGGAGGAGCAGCTTTAGTGGCAGATGATTTTGTAGCTATTATTAAAGCAATCTAG
- the prmA gene encoding 50S ribosomal protein L11 methyltransferase — MEKENNYIEYTFKVEPLQPASDILIAELGEVLFESFLETEEGVLAYIKKEDWSAAILDSLTIVHNENFKIEYDFKEIEQENWNATWEKNFNPIQVDEKCVVRAPFHEKPEVEYDIVIEPKMSFGTGHHETTHMMLQHILNTDFKGKSVLDMGSGTGVLAILAAKRGASTIDAIDIDNWCYLNALENVERNDSSHINVYEGDVNLLKDKNYDIIIANINRNILLEDIPEYSKCLKVGGTLFLSGFYSEDIPTISAKCEEHSLKFESNLNRNNWVAAVYRKC, encoded by the coding sequence ATGGAAAAAGAGAATAATTATATAGAGTATACTTTTAAAGTAGAGCCCTTACAGCCAGCATCAGATATTCTAATTGCAGAATTAGGAGAAGTTCTGTTTGAAAGTTTCTTAGAGACCGAAGAAGGTGTTTTGGCTTACATCAAAAAAGAAGATTGGTCAGCTGCTATTCTGGACAGCTTAACTATTGTACATAATGAGAACTTTAAAATTGAGTACGATTTTAAAGAAATTGAGCAGGAAAACTGGAATGCAACTTGGGAGAAGAATTTTAATCCTATTCAAGTAGATGAAAAATGTGTAGTTCGTGCGCCATTTCATGAAAAACCAGAAGTGGAATACGACATTGTGATAGAACCAAAAATGAGTTTTGGAACGGGGCATCATGAAACTACACACATGATGCTGCAACATATATTAAATACAGATTTTAAGGGAAAATCTGTATTAGACATGGGAAGTGGTACAGGGGTGTTGGCGATCCTGGCTGCAAAAAGGGGAGCTAGTACAATTGATGCCATAGATATAGACAATTGGTGTTATTTAAATGCATTGGAAAATGTAGAGCGTAATGACTCTAGTCATATTAATGTCTATGAAGGTGATGTAAATCTTCTAAAGGATAAAAATTATGATATTATAATAGCGAATATTAATAGGAATATACTACTAGAAGATATTCCCGAATATTCAAAATGTTTAAAAGTAGGAGGGACGTTATTTTTAAGTGGCTTCTATTCTGAAGACATCCCTACAATATCCGCCAAGTGCGAAGAACACAGTCTGAAGTTTGAGTCCAACCTAAATAGAAATAATTGGGTTGCTGCCGTTTATCGAAAATGTTAA
- a CDS encoding diadenylate cyclase: protein MDFLSFLDFKITDLIDILLVATLLYYIYKLVRGTVAINIFIGIVLVWGFWKLTELLEMKMISSVIGGFMQVGLIALIIVFQQEIRKFLLMIGSTNFANKRNFIKHFKFLKQEVTSIGTDVDSLVSACDKMSSSKTGAIIIIKRSNSLDFVKSTGDKMHIEITQPIIESIFYKNSPLHDGAAVIEGNYIVATRVILPVSNERNIPLRFGLRHRAAVGITEKTDSLAIVVSEETGMITYIKNGEFVLYNDLTELSSMIKEDLM, encoded by the coding sequence TTGGATTTTTTAAGCTTTCTAGATTTTAAGATTACAGATTTAATAGACATATTACTTGTCGCTACGCTGTTATATTACATTTACAAATTGGTTCGCGGTACTGTCGCGATAAACATTTTCATTGGTATCGTTCTTGTTTGGGGTTTCTGGAAACTCACAGAGCTTTTAGAAATGAAAATGATTTCTAGTGTTATTGGCGGTTTTATGCAAGTTGGTTTAATCGCATTGATTATAGTTTTCCAACAAGAGATAAGAAAGTTTTTGCTAATGATTGGTTCTACCAATTTTGCTAATAAACGAAACTTCATTAAACATTTTAAGTTTTTAAAACAAGAAGTGACCAGTATTGGTACAGATGTAGATTCACTGGTAAGTGCGTGTGATAAAATGAGTTCTTCAAAAACAGGCGCTATTATAATTATAAAAAGAAGCAATTCCTTAGATTTTGTAAAATCTACTGGTGATAAAATGCATATTGAAATTACCCAACCTATTATTGAAAGTATTTTTTACAAAAACAGTCCATTGCATGATGGTGCAGCAGTGATTGAAGGGAATTATATTGTTGCCACCCGAGTGATACTCCCCGTTTCTAACGAACGTAATATTCCTTTACGCTTTGGATTAAGACACCGAGCTGCCGTTGGTATTACTGAAAAAACAGATTCATTAGCCATTGTTGTAAGTGAAGAAACAGGAATGATCACCTACATTAAAAATGGCGAATTTGTATTGTATAATGACTTAACAGAGCTTTCTAGTATGATCAAAGAAGATTTGATGTAA
- a CDS encoding DUF1599 domain-containing protein, with the protein MQKTAEQYDAVIKICRALFSKKMKDYGSAWRILRLPSLTDQIFIKAQRIRSLQENEVQKVEEGEQSEFIGIINYSIMALIQIEKGIAEQPDLNVEEALALFDSHVNITKTLMENKNHDYGEAWREMRVSSLTDLILQKLLRVKQIEDNKGKTLVSEGIDANYQDMVNYAVFAMIHLTSNSK; encoded by the coding sequence ATGCAGAAAACCGCAGAACAATACGATGCTGTAATAAAAATATGTCGCGCTTTATTTTCTAAAAAGATGAAAGATTATGGCAGTGCATGGCGAATACTAAGATTACCATCACTAACAGATCAAATTTTTATTAAGGCACAACGGATTCGCAGTCTTCAAGAGAATGAAGTTCAGAAGGTAGAAGAAGGGGAGCAATCTGAATTTATAGGAATTATTAATTATTCGATAATGGCCTTAATTCAAATTGAAAAAGGAATCGCAGAGCAGCCAGACTTAAATGTTGAAGAAGCATTAGCGTTATTTGACTCCCATGTAAACATTACAAAGACATTGATGGAAAATAAAAATCATGATTATGGAGAGGCATGGAGAGAAATGCGTGTGAGCTCTTTAACAGATTTAATTTTGCAAAAATTATTGCGTGTCAAGCAAATTGAAGATAACAAAGGGAAGACTTTAGTGAGTGAAGGTATAGATGCTAATTACCAAGATATGGTAAACTATGCAGTATTTGCTATGATACATTTAACATCAAATTCTAAATAA
- a CDS encoding triple tyrosine motif-containing protein: MRSIKFIGFFFLAFVCFSQELPPINNFSPLAYDGGNQNWSISQSDQKYIYVGNNYGLLEYNGASWKKYSSPNGSHLRAVKVVNDRVFTGCYMEFGYWTKDNFGDLIYQSLNSKLTIPMIEDEEFWNIIQLDSYVLFQSLQRIYVYNLKTESFSIVPSESTRARIFKNNGIVYFQKSGKGLFKIDGGKGVLVSEEAIFKSNFIIGLFESPLGKIILTEKEGFFLLTQDGVEKWQVPVNKELKGLNMYSGIRLKEGGFILGTISDGVYHVSDTGELIGIINQKKGLYDNTILSIFEDVEGNIWLGLNNGISVLNFSAPFKEYIDTVGKLGVVYTAAVYKNHLYLGTNQGLFYKPESGDGAFEIIENTNGQVWILKEIDGVLFCGHNAGTFIVKGDEAKQISNFPGTWDIKKIPGKDSLLVQGNYNGLSILELKNNQWVFRNKIDGFDISSRFFEFTKNNDIIVNHEYKGVFRLTLDSSYTKVVQSSDEPVLGTGASLVTYENSILHASNRGVLRFNEEHKKLEKDSLLSKLFFDGDDSLIGVVIPDTNENVLWAFTGKNIISLAANKFNGQPELKKIAIPSSFRRNLGVLGFENIKEVGVNTYLIGISNGYITLDLDKISAKEFSIALTDVFNKNSDTTFLQKVELKSLNKAFKYTDNNLYFKYSVPSYEKYTEVNFQYQLIGLTEVWSTWSEKSEVAFENLPFGEYTFKVRAKVGNELSENIASYTFEILRPWYVSNLAILLYVLLFIALGYFIHRLYRRYYKRQQAQLLKENEKKLKRKKIKAEKKLIQIKNEKLNQEIDNKSRELAISTMSIIKKNEFLNAIKTQLQESKTPQQVSAVIKTIDRNINNEDDWKFFEDAFNNADKEFLKKIKTLHPDLTPNDLRLCAYLRLNLSSKEIAPLLNISVRSVEVKRYRLRKKMNLPHEMGLTDYIIKL; the protein is encoded by the coding sequence TTGAGATCTATAAAATTTATTGGCTTTTTCTTTTTAGCCTTCGTTTGCTTTTCGCAAGAATTACCTCCTATAAATAATTTTAGTCCCTTGGCCTATGATGGCGGTAATCAGAATTGGAGTATCTCACAATCAGACCAAAAATATATATACGTAGGAAATAACTATGGCTTATTAGAATATAATGGAGCTTCTTGGAAAAAGTATTCTTCTCCTAATGGCTCTCATTTACGAGCAGTCAAGGTTGTTAATGATCGTGTTTTTACGGGATGTTATATGGAATTTGGGTATTGGACCAAAGATAATTTTGGCGATTTAATCTATCAATCTCTGAATTCTAAATTAACGATTCCCATGATTGAGGATGAGGAGTTTTGGAATATTATTCAATTAGATTCTTATGTATTGTTTCAATCACTTCAAAGAATTTACGTCTACAATTTAAAAACAGAATCATTCAGTATTGTACCTTCTGAGAGTACTAGAGCTCGAATTTTCAAAAATAATGGTATTGTTTATTTCCAGAAATCAGGGAAAGGTCTTTTTAAAATAGATGGAGGTAAAGGTGTTTTAGTATCGGAAGAGGCCATTTTTAAATCAAATTTCATTATTGGATTGTTTGAGTCCCCTCTAGGGAAAATAATACTCACAGAAAAAGAAGGTTTTTTTCTTTTAACGCAGGATGGTGTAGAAAAATGGCAGGTACCTGTAAATAAAGAGCTGAAAGGCTTAAATATGTATAGCGGTATTAGGCTTAAAGAAGGTGGTTTTATTTTAGGAACTATTTCAGATGGGGTGTATCACGTGAGTGATACAGGAGAGTTGATAGGTATAATCAATCAAAAAAAAGGACTATACGACAATACAATATTATCAATTTTCGAAGATGTTGAAGGCAATATATGGTTGGGTTTAAATAACGGAATTAGTGTTTTGAACTTCAGTGCTCCTTTCAAAGAGTATATTGATACGGTAGGGAAATTGGGGGTAGTGTACACCGCGGCAGTTTATAAAAATCATTTGTACTTAGGCACAAATCAAGGATTGTTTTATAAGCCTGAGTCAGGAGATGGAGCATTTGAAATTATAGAAAACACGAATGGTCAAGTTTGGATTTTAAAAGAAATAGATGGTGTTCTTTTTTGTGGACATAATGCGGGAACTTTTATTGTAAAGGGTGATGAGGCAAAACAAATTTCAAATTTTCCGGGTACTTGGGATATAAAGAAAATACCAGGTAAGGATTCACTTCTAGTACAGGGTAATTACAATGGGTTAAGTATTCTTGAATTGAAAAATAACCAATGGGTTTTTAGAAATAAAATTGATGGTTTTGATATTTCAAGTCGCTTTTTCGAATTCACAAAAAATAATGATATTATTGTCAACCATGAGTATAAAGGTGTTTTTAGATTAACATTAGATTCTTCTTATACTAAAGTTGTTCAAAGCAGTGATGAGCCAGTTTTAGGTACAGGAGCTAGTTTAGTGACCTATGAGAATTCTATATTGCATGCCTCAAACAGAGGAGTCTTACGATTTAATGAAGAACATAAGAAGCTTGAAAAAGACAGCCTCCTTAGTAAACTTTTTTTTGATGGGGATGACAGTTTAATAGGTGTTGTTATTCCAGATACTAATGAAAATGTATTATGGGCGTTTACAGGCAAAAATATAATTTCTTTAGCTGCTAATAAATTTAATGGTCAGCCAGAATTAAAAAAGATTGCTATTCCTAGTTCCTTCAGGCGTAATTTGGGGGTTTTAGGCTTTGAAAATATAAAGGAAGTAGGAGTCAATACTTATTTAATAGGTATTTCTAATGGATACATAACCCTTGATTTAGATAAGATAAGTGCAAAAGAATTTTCTATAGCTCTAACTGATGTCTTTAATAAAAATAGTGATACTACTTTTTTGCAAAAAGTGGAGTTAAAAAGCCTTAATAAAGCTTTTAAGTATACTGATAATAACCTGTATTTTAAATACAGTGTGCCTAGCTATGAGAAATATACAGAGGTAAATTTTCAATACCAATTAATAGGGCTTACGGAGGTTTGGAGTACTTGGTCAGAGAAGTCAGAGGTTGCTTTTGAAAACTTGCCTTTTGGGGAATATACCTTTAAAGTAAGGGCAAAAGTTGGCAATGAGTTAAGTGAAAATATAGCAAGTTATACCTTTGAAATCTTAAGACCTTGGTATGTGTCCAATCTAGCAATTTTATTATATGTTTTGCTTTTTATAGCGTTAGGATATTTTATTCACAGATTATATCGCAGGTATTATAAAAGACAACAAGCACAACTCTTAAAAGAGAATGAGAAAAAACTGAAGCGTAAAAAGATTAAAGCGGAAAAGAAGCTTATTCAGATTAAAAATGAAAAATTAAACCAAGAAATAGATAATAAAAGTAGGGAATTGGCAATATCTACAATGAGTATTATTAAAAAGAATGAATTTCTTAATGCTATAAAAACGCAACTGCAAGAAAGTAAAACACCACAACAAGTAAGTGCTGTTATTAAAACTATAGACAGGAACATAAATAATGAGGATGATTGGAAATTCTTTGAAGATGCTTTTAATAATGCTGACAAAGAATTCTTGAAAAAAATTAAAACATTGCATCCAGATTTAACACCAAATGATTTAAGGTTATGTGCTTATCTGCGCTTAAATTTATCTTCCAAAGAAATAGCACCTTTATTAAATATATCAGTGCGCAGTGTTGAAGTAAAACGATACCGTTTGCGAAAAAAAATGAATCTACCACACGAAATGGGCTTAACAGATTACATCATTAAGCTTTAA
- a CDS encoding ATP-dependent Clp protease adaptor ClpS gives MSTKEKILEDLLLEEETKKQNEIVLFNDEVNTFDHVIETLIGVCDHTPEQAEQCSIIVHHNGKCTVKTGDYDDLKPRCTKLLQAGLSAEIV, from the coding sequence ATGAGCACGAAGGAAAAGATCTTAGAAGATTTACTTTTAGAAGAAGAAACTAAAAAACAAAACGAAATTGTTTTGTTTAATGATGAGGTAAATACTTTTGATCACGTCATTGAAACATTAATAGGTGTTTGCGATCATACTCCTGAGCAAGCAGAGCAATGTTCTATTATAGTGCATCATAATGGAAAATGTACCGTGAAAACGGGTGATTATGATGACCTTAAGCCGCGTTGCACAAAATTATTACAGGCAGGACTTAGTGCAGAGATTGTGTAA
- a CDS encoding DUF3667 domain-containing protein, which yields MECKNCTLTLQENHNFCADCGAKVIRNRLTIKNLFSDFAQRFLNIDNTFIRTFGKLFVAPEVVIVGYINGVRKRYMNPISYFTIAVFLGGLFFFLVQKFFPTAMDYQFTQMKVDSSDPSQQMGIEFAKKFQDITVEYQSIFYLAMLPFLSLISRVVFYNKKQFNLSEHFVINMYAYTQMSILINILYIISIWNSQWIYYLSMSNAITLILYFSYVYKKTFQLTWKQILLKLLLFLVIFGILFLGIIICTGIYLVFFTDTFKHLKNTQAMLY from the coding sequence ATGGAATGCAAGAACTGTACCCTTACATTACAAGAAAACCATAATTTTTGTGCAGATTGTGGCGCAAAAGTGATCAGAAATAGGTTAACTATAAAAAATCTATTTAGTGATTTTGCTCAGCGATTTCTAAATATTGACAATACTTTTATTCGCACTTTTGGAAAGCTGTTTGTGGCTCCTGAAGTAGTAATTGTAGGCTATATCAATGGGGTCAGAAAAAGATATATGAATCCAATATCTTATTTTACAATTGCTGTTTTCCTTGGAGGACTTTTCTTTTTCCTAGTTCAAAAATTCTTTCCTACAGCGATGGATTATCAATTTACACAAATGAAAGTTGACAGCTCCGATCCATCCCAGCAAATGGGAATAGAGTTTGCGAAGAAATTTCAAGATATTACCGTTGAATATCAAAGCATCTTTTATTTAGCAATGCTCCCTTTTCTATCCTTAATTTCAAGAGTAGTTTTCTACAACAAAAAGCAATTTAATCTCAGTGAGCATTTCGTTATAAATATGTATGCTTATACCCAAATGTCAATTTTGATTAACATTTTATATATCATAAGTATATGGAATAGCCAATGGATATATTATCTATCTATGAGCAATGCTATTACCTTAATTTTATACTTTTCCTATGTATACAAAAAAACATTTCAACTTACTTGGAAACAAATACTACTAAAGCTGTTATTATTTTTAGTAATTTTCGGAATACTATTTTTAGGTATAATTATTTGCACAGGTATTTACTTAGTATTTTTCACAGATACATTTAAACATCTAAAAAATACACAAGCAATGCTATACTAA
- a CDS encoding M57 family metalloprotease, protein MKKRDLTIIAMSLLLVASSCEKEKDNNLLVPEASVENVEQEKLQITDEVMSVFKNNYYNVNEIDVVDFMLPDGSMEERFQLENDILFSAEQFESLSEIDIKSAKNYHTTNLVSPRTLTIIGYTGGQNALPTKEQTALQYAVNNYNALNLSIRFTLTFGTSYQDKDMVVYLNPSESGAGGSAGFPSNGNPNKFVQIYGLSNYDVNVIEHVITHEIGHSVGFRHTDWFSRQSCGQNTNEGTAGVGAIPVPGTPEAYDPTSIMLACFSSNEDGEFNNNDITALNYLY, encoded by the coding sequence ATGAAAAAACGCGATTTAACTATTATTGCTATGTCACTTTTATTAGTGGCTAGTTCTTGTGAAAAAGAGAAAGACAATAATCTTCTAGTGCCAGAAGCTAGTGTAGAAAATGTTGAACAAGAAAAGCTACAAATTACCGATGAGGTGATGAGTGTTTTCAAAAACAACTACTATAATGTTAACGAAATTGACGTTGTAGATTTTATGCTTCCTGATGGATCAATGGAAGAACGATTTCAATTAGAGAATGATATATTATTTTCTGCGGAGCAGTTTGAAAGTTTATCAGAAATTGATATTAAAAGCGCTAAAAATTACCACACCACCAATTTAGTTAGTCCTAGGACCTTAACTATTATTGGGTACACGGGAGGTCAAAATGCCCTGCCAACCAAAGAGCAAACTGCATTGCAATATGCTGTTAATAATTACAATGCTTTAAATTTAAGTATTCGTTTTACATTAACTTTTGGTACTTCTTATCAAGATAAGGATATGGTGGTTTACCTAAATCCTAGTGAGTCAGGTGCTGGTGGTTCAGCGGGTTTTCCTAGTAATGGAAATCCAAATAAATTTGTTCAAATTTACGGTTTAAGCAATTATGACGTAAATGTTATTGAGCATGTAATTACCCATGAGATTGGTCATTCTGTTGGTTTCAGACATACAGATTGGTTTAGTCGTCAAAGTTGCGGTCAAAATACGAATGAAGGAACTGCAGGAGTAGGTGCTATACCAGTACCAGGAACTCCGGAAGCTTATGATCCTACTTCTATTATGTTAGCATGTTTTAGCTCAAATGAAGATGGTGAGTTTAATAATAATGACATTACAGCATTAAATTATCTTTATTAA